The sequence below is a genomic window from Rhizobium gallicum bv. gallicum R602sp.
CGGCCCTGGCCAAAAGCATGTGTAATTGGGCGCTCGCTCCCACAAGGGTAAGCTCCCACTACAATCCCGGCTTTGCCGCGATGAAGGGAAACGACGATGTTTTATGCTGCTTTGGACGTTCTCGTTGCGATCAGTGGCGATTTGCATTGTGGACCGGAACGGGAAGGTTCGGCTTGAGCGGTCCCATCCGACGTGCCTCGTTCGGTGCCTGCGCGAGTTTGGCGAACTGATCCACCAGGGCTGGAAGCCGGCACGCTCACTCAACATCTGACCTGTGGTTTGATGGAGGCCGGTTTTTGATGTTGTTTGCATGGAGGCTCGCCAGGTCAATGCCGCTCATTTCGCCATGCGCAATAAGACTGACTAAAACGATGCTCGTGGCATCGCCCAACTGCTGTTGTCGCCCTGAATGCTACCGGCGTATATGGTTCTTAACGACGGAAATCTTGGAAAAATGGATGGCACCGAAAACGACGCTGAACGCCAAAAACCTGGAAGTGCTGGGCGCCGAGAGGCTCGCCGAGTTGCTGATCGAGATCAGCACGGGCAGCGCCGCGACCAAACGCCGGCTGCGGATCGAGCTCGCCGGAACGCAGAGCAGCGCTGAAGTTGCAAGGGAAGTAACAAAGCGGCTTTCATCGATCGAGCGCTCCCGCTCCATGATCAACTGGCGCCGGGTGAAGGCCTTGAAGAGCGATCTGGAGACGCAGCGGCACGTGATCGTTGATACGATCGCCCGCAGCGATCCGGACGAGGCCCTGGAGGTGATGTGGCGCTTCATGAGCCTAGCGCGTTCGATTTTCGAGCGATGCGACGATGGCAACGGCACGATCATGAATATGTTTCATCAGGCCTGCATTGATCTGGGCACGATAGCGAGCGCGGCAAGACCGGACCCGCGCCTGCTCGGCGAACAAACCTTCCGCGCGCTGCAGGACAATGGCTACGGACAGTATGATCGCCTGATCGAGAACCTGTCGCCGGCGCTGGGTACGGAAGGCCTCGACCGGCTGAAGTCGTTGTTCGACGATTGGGCAAAAGCGCCGGTCGATGCGCCGACTGAGGCAGGCCTTGTCGTGATCGGTTGGGCAAACAGTGGCCTGGTTTGCGAAGACGAAATCAACCTCCGCCATCGCGACAGAACCATCAGGTCAGCATTGGAGCAGATCGCCGACGCCCAGGGCGACGTTGATTCATTCATCGCGCAGCAGAGCGAGCAGGCGAGATCCGTGCCGGTGATTGCAGCAGAAATCGCCCAGCGTCTGCTGAAGGCGGGCCGGGCCGGAGAGGCATGGGATGCCATCAATCGCGTTGAGATGAAAGGCCGACAACCCCCCTTCGAGTGGGAAAAGGCCCACCTCGATGTGCTTGAAGCTCTGAAGCGGAGGGACGAAGCGCAGGCATTTCGTTGGCAGTGCTTTGAACAATCGCTGAACGAGCGGCACCTGCGAGCTTTTCTGAAGCGCCTACCCGATTTCGAGGATCTCGAAGCAGAGGAAAACGCCTTCGATTGTGTGAGCCGCTTCTCGGACGTCCATCAGGCGCTCGCCTTCCTGCTGTCATGGCCGGCGCTCGACAAGGCAGCGACGCTCGTTCGCGCGCGTGCAGCCGAACTTGATGGCGATCACTACGAGCTGTTGACACCGGCGTCCGAGCATCTGCAGGAGAAGTATCCGTTGGCAGCGACCATCGTCCTGCGGGCTATGATCGACTTTACGCTCGATCGAGCGAAATCCAGTCGCTATCGCTTTGCCGCGCGACATCTCGTTGAATGTGAACGACTGTCGACGAAGATTGGCGACTTCGACACTTTTACGTCACATCCCGCCTATGTTGCAGATCTGAAGGTTAAGCACGCGAAGAAGACCGGATTCTGGACGGCCGCAGGACAGTGACGAAGGATCGTCTGCATCGGCACCGGCCAGGCGCCCTCTTAGTCTTCTGGTTGTCGCCAGGTGATCTCCAGCCGATGTTGAAGATCACGCGTAGGACACCCCCCGGGATTGAGCCAAGGACTATCCGGCGCATCAAAGCTTTTTGGCGAAAGCCTGGGCTCCATTTAGCGCGCCGATAAAGGCGGCAGAAACCCTGAAACGAAAGTCAGAAAATCCAAATCTCCCAGATTCCAATGCGTATGGAATAAGGAAGCGTGCGACTTATTGTCGAGCCGCTAGCCTTTGTAGAACCCGAGATGGCTGCCTCGCATAAAGAGTGATGGTATTCAGAGCCGCCAAAGAGAAGGATCGCTTTCTCGGCAAAATCCCAGGTAACGAAACACGCTAGAATAAAAGCAGCGGCGACGTATATCATTACATTCTTACATTCGAAGACACTTAAAGAAGCGTTAAGCACGGCCTCGGCCCGCTCGTCGGGCATGAGGCGTCGCTGAACATACATGTGCAGGGAAAAGGAGAATAGAAATGCGAATGATGCTCAAGGTTTCGCTTCCCGTTGACAAGGGAAACGCAGCAATCAAAGATGGCAGCCTCGTCACCAAGATTCAATCCATCCTTGCTGATCTCAAACCCGAAGCGGCCTACTTCACTGAATTCGATGGAAAAAGAACGGGCCTGATTTTCTTCGACATGACGGACACGTCGGAGATTCCGGCCGTTGCCGAGCCATGGTTCCTTGCGTTTGATGCCAGTGTTGAGATCAAGGCGGTCATGAACCGCGATGACCTGGCGAAGTCCCGGCCCGGGATTGAGAGGGCAGTCGAGAGCTTCGGCTGAATCGCATCACAGCGGCTGCATAGAGGCTCGCTAAAACGGGAGCGCGGTCGGCGTGCCCGTGTGAGGGTCGTGATCGCGCCTCTGCAGTATCGCATTCAGAGCCCAGGGAAATATGATTATCTAACTGGAATTCAAAGAAATCTGGCGGAGAGGGGGGGATTCGAACCCCCGATGCCCTTGCAGGCATGCCGCATTTCGAGTGCGGTGCATTCAACCACTCTGCCACCTCTCCGCGGTGCTGGTTGGCGCTTGTTTCGCGCGGGCTGTCTCATAGCGATCAAAAGGCAGGCTGGCAAGACGAAATTGTAAAGCTTTTCATCCTTTTGCCTTGACAGCTTTTTGACACTCGCGTATCTCGCTCACGCAATAGGCATGGAGAAGTCCGTGCCTTGCCAGCCTCGCGTCCGCGCGGGGTTTCACCGGCAGACAGAGTTCCGGGCGAACGCCCTGAAATCCCTGCTTAACTTCGACTGATAAGAAGACAGCCACCCGCGGTTTGCGGGGAGAGCTGGATCGAACATGAAAGGATAAAAAATGTTCGCAGTCATCAAGACCGGCGGTAAGCAGTACCGTGTGGCAGCCAACGACGTGCTGACCATCGAGAAGCTTGAAGCCACCGCTGGCGACTCCATCGAATTTACCGAAGTCCTCGTAATCGGCGAAGGCGCCGACGCTGCGATTGGTGCTCCCTTCGTCAAGGGCGCTTCCGTCAAGGCCGAAGTGGTCGAGCACAACCGCGGCAAGAAGGTCATCGCCTTCAAGAAGCGCCGCCGTCAGAACTCGAAGCGTTCGCGCGGCCATCGCCAGCATCACACGGTCGTCCGCATCACGGACATCGTGGCTGCCAAGTAAGATCACGGGACTAAAGGTTTAAAGGAGAACTCCAATGGCACACAAAAAAGCTGGCGGTTCGTCGCGTAACGGTCGTGATTCCGAATCTAAGCGCCTTGGCGTGAAGAAGTTCGGCGGCGAAGCCGTCATCGCAGGCAACATTATCGTGCGTCAGCGCGGTACGCAGTGGCATCCGGGCGCCAATGTCGGCCTCGGGAAGGACCACACCATTTTTGCGCTTACGGCAGGCAATGTGGACTACCGAACGAAGGCCAATGGTCGCGTGTACGTGTCTGTAATGCCGAAAGCGGAAGCAGCGGAATAAGCCGGTAGCGCTCAAAAACAGCCGGCGTCTCATCGACCCGGCTGGCCGTACCAGGTTCAGTCCAGAAAACAGGGGAGATGGGGCGCCATCTCCCCTTTTTCTTTGTCCATAAGGAGGACTGAACATGCAAGGCGAACTGATAAGGGTTGACCAATCAAGGTCACCCCAAGAACGGCTGAGGCCTGAGCGGTTAAGGACCGATTGCCCTGTCTTGTTATCGGAAAGGCTCGTCATGCGCGCGCCCCACGAGGAAGACATTGACGCCCTTTCCCATCTCGCCAACAACGCCAAAGTCGCCACAATGGTATCGCGTATGCCGCACCCATATACCGCCAATGATGCAGCCGACTTCGTGCGTCGGACGAAGAATGGCGAGATTGGTAAGTGCGTCTATGCCATCACCAAAGCTGAAAACGGCGCCTTCATGGGGTGCTGCGGAGTTGAGCCGCATGCAGACGGGCGTACCGTCGAAATCGGCTATTGGCTCGGTGAACCCTACTGGAACCAAGGCTATACGACCGAAGCATGCCACGCTCTGGTCGATATGGTCTTCCGCACGCGCGAAAACGTCGATCAGATCGACGCCCGTTGCCGGGTGATGAACATCGCATCGCGGCGGGTCATCCAGAAGTGCGGCTTCCAGTTCCAAGGCTCAGGCCTTGCCGCGTCTCTGGCGCTCGGCAGCAACGTGCCCGTGGAATGGTACCGGCTCGACCGGAAGACCTGGATGTCGCTCAGAAGTTGGGGGCACCTGTGATGAGCGCCGCCCTCTTGCAGCGACCCAAGGGCGAGCAAGTGACGCCCGGCCCCGTGCCGGTCGTCACCACGCCCCGGCTGACGCTCCGCCCGCACAGGCTGGCCGATGCGAATGCGATTGCGGAATCGCTGTCCGACTTCGCAATCACCCGCATGCTTGCCCGCGTGCCCGCGCCCTATGACAGGCAGGACGCGCTTGATTGGCTGGTTCCCGTGACGTCCGGCAGTCTGCCGGATTGGCACTTGGCGGTCACCGATGGCGACGACACGCATATCGGCGTCGTCTCGGTCGAACTCCGCCACGGCCGCTGGCACCTTGGCTACTGGCTCAACCGCTACTTTTGGCGGCGCGGCTATATGAGCGAGGCTGTCGCAGCCGTGCTGGAGCGCTTTTCCCGGCGGATGCCGGAAAGCGCTGTTCATTCGGGCGTGTTCGCGGACAATCCAGCCTCGCTGAGATTGCAGGAGAAGCTCGGTTTCCGGATGACGGGATGCGCGGAGATCTACAGCTTCGCCCGAAACACCATGGTATCGCACGTCGAAACCGTGCTTCAGCCCGGCGCCCTGCAGATCACGAAGGCTGCCTGATCAGACAAAGACACCGCAGCCCGCGCTGCGGTGTTTTCCTATCCGCCGATCTCGATCCAGACGGGGAAATGGTCGGAGCCCATCGAAGCTGTGTCCACATGAGCAGATTTCAAGCGGCCATGCAGGCCGCAACTGACAAAGCAGTAATCGAGATGCATTCGCCTGCCGTGATTTTCCGGGTCCATCCAGCTATAGCTTGCGGGCGCGTAGGCTTCGAGAGCGGCCAGCGCATCGACAGGTGTTCCGATGCGCGGCACGCGGCCGTAGTATCCGTCCCTCGTCCCGGCAAACGAGCAATATTCCGGCGATTCCGGCACCATGTTGAAATCACCCAAGATGACGTAGTCTTCCGGAAGCGGCAGATCCGCAATCTCGAATTCGCCGGCACCCGTCAGGCAACCGCCCTCGAACGGGAACGCATTGATGCGCTCGTTCAAATAGGCGAGCTGGCGGATACGCTCGTCGGGCGAAACGTGATCGAGATGAACGGAATAGACGCGAAACGCGCCTTCCGGCGTATCGATGACGGCCTCGCTCGCCCCACGCTGCAGATTGATTTTCGAAACTGTGCGGCTGCGGGGCAAAAGCAGGGTGCGCGCCGACAGGATCGGCCAACGCGAAAGGATCATGTTGCCGAACTGGAAGCGCGTGCCGCGCGGCGGAAAGCCTTCTTCACCGACGTCGACATGCAGATCGCAGGCCGGGCCATAGACCCAGAAATGGTTGGGAAAAAAGGCCGCGAGATCGGCCGCCATGTCAGAAAAATCGTTTCGCGCGAACCCTCTGGTCACCTCCTGAAGCGCGATGATATCCGCGCCATCGAGGCTGTCCGCAATACGGCCAAGATCATAAATCCCATCAAGACCGAAGCCGTACTGTATGTTATAGCTCGCAAACTTCACGATAATCTTTGACCTTAGCTTGAACCGCCTATATCGAAAGCGGCAGGATGGGGCGCGTAAAAAGCCACCGATGATGGAAGTAAAATGAAATTTCTCGACGAAGCAAAGGTCTATATCCGGTCGGGTGACGGCGGCGCAGGCAGCGTCTCGTTCCGGCGCGAGAAATTCATCGAGTTCGGCGGGCCGGACGGCGGCGACGGTGGGCGCGGCGGCGATGTCTGGGTTGAAGCCGTCAACGGGCTTAATACGCTGATCGACTTCCGCTACCAGCAGCATTTCAAGGCCAAGATCGGCATGCACGGCATGGGCAAAAACCGCACCGGCGCCAATGGCGACGACGTGACGCTCAAGGTCCCGGTCGGAACGCAGGTGCTAGAAGAAGACCAGGAAACGCTGATCTGCGACCTGACGGAAGAAGGACAGCGCTTCCGGCTTGCCGCCGGCGGCAACGGCGGT
It includes:
- a CDS encoding DUF6880 family protein, which gives rise to MAPKTTLNAKNLEVLGAERLAELLIEISTGSAATKRRLRIELAGTQSSAEVAREVTKRLSSIERSRSMINWRRVKALKSDLETQRHVIVDTIARSDPDEALEVMWRFMSLARSIFERCDDGNGTIMNMFHQACIDLGTIASAARPDPRLLGEQTFRALQDNGYGQYDRLIENLSPALGTEGLDRLKSLFDDWAKAPVDAPTEAGLVVIGWANSGLVCEDEINLRHRDRTIRSALEQIADAQGDVDSFIAQQSEQARSVPVIAAEIAQRLLKAGRAGEAWDAINRVEMKGRQPPFEWEKAHLDVLEALKRRDEAQAFRWQCFEQSLNERHLRAFLKRLPDFEDLEAEENAFDCVSRFSDVHQALAFLLSWPALDKAATLVRARAAELDGDHYELLTPASEHLQEKYPLAATIVLRAMIDFTLDRAKSSRYRFAARHLVECERLSTKIGDFDTFTSHPAYVADLKVKHAKKTGFWTAAGQ
- the rplU gene encoding 50S ribosomal protein L21, whose product is MFAVIKTGGKQYRVAANDVLTIEKLEATAGDSIEFTEVLVIGEGADAAIGAPFVKGASVKAEVVEHNRGKKVIAFKKRRRQNSKRSRGHRQHHTVVRITDIVAAK
- the rpmA gene encoding 50S ribosomal protein L27: MAHKKAGGSSRNGRDSESKRLGVKKFGGEAVIAGNIIVRQRGTQWHPGANVGLGKDHTIFALTAGNVDYRTKANGRVYVSVMPKAEAAE
- a CDS encoding GNAT family N-acetyltransferase — translated: MQGELIRVDQSRSPQERLRPERLRTDCPVLLSERLVMRAPHEEDIDALSHLANNAKVATMVSRMPHPYTANDAADFVRRTKNGEIGKCVYAITKAENGAFMGCCGVEPHADGRTVEIGYWLGEPYWNQGYTTEACHALVDMVFRTRENVDQIDARCRVMNIASRRVIQKCGFQFQGSGLAASLALGSNVPVEWYRLDRKTWMSLRSWGHL
- a CDS encoding GNAT family N-acetyltransferase, which produces MSAALLQRPKGEQVTPGPVPVVTTPRLTLRPHRLADANAIAESLSDFAITRMLARVPAPYDRQDALDWLVPVTSGSLPDWHLAVTDGDDTHIGVVSVELRHGRWHLGYWLNRYFWRRGYMSEAVAAVLERFSRRMPESAVHSGVFADNPASLRLQEKLGFRMTGCAEIYSFARNTMVSHVETVLQPGALQITKAA
- a CDS encoding endonuclease/exonuclease/phosphatase family protein, with the translated sequence MKFASYNIQYGFGLDGIYDLGRIADSLDGADIIALQEVTRGFARNDFSDMAADLAAFFPNHFWVYGPACDLHVDVGEEGFPPRGTRFQFGNMILSRWPILSARTLLLPRSRTVSKINLQRGASEAVIDTPEGAFRVYSVHLDHVSPDERIRQLAYLNERINAFPFEGGCLTGAGEFEIADLPLPEDYVILGDFNMVPESPEYCSFAGTRDGYYGRVPRIGTPVDALAALEAYAPASYSWMDPENHGRRMHLDYCFVSCGLHGRLKSAHVDTASMGSDHFPVWIEIGG